The nucleotide window GGGGCGGGAAGCGGCGCAGGACCGCGCGGACGGCGCGCACGTAGATGCGGGTGGGTTCCAGAAGGACCTCTCCGAGAGTGGATCCGCCGAAAGGTTCGGAGAGATCGCGGCCCTCGACGAGCCGGCGCACGAGGGAGTATCCGTTGGAATGGATGCCGCTGGAAGGCAGGGCGACGACGTCGTCTCCCGCCCGGACGGAGGCGCCGTCGAGGAGGCGGGACCGGTCGGCGATGCCCACGCAGAAGCCCGCCAGGTCGTAGTCCCCTTCGGCGTAAAGGCCGGGCATTTCGGCGGTCTCGCCGCCCAGGAGGGCGCAGTCGGCGCGGGTGCAGCCTTCGACGACGCCGCGGGCCAGGTCGAGAAGGACGCGTTCCTGGACTTTGCCCATCGCGATGTAGTCCAGGAAGAAAAGGGGCCGGGCGCCGGTGACGATGAGGTCGTTGACGCTCATGGCCACAAGATCGATTCCCACGGTGTCGTGCCGGTCGAGGGCGCGGGCGAGCTTGAGCTTGGTGCCCACGCCGTCGGTGCAGGCGACCAGGACGGGGCGGCGGATGGATCGGTCCACGCGGGGGGAGGGGCCCAGGGCGTAGAGGCCGGCGAAGCCCCAGGGAAGCTCCAGGACGCCGCGGTCGTAGGTGCGCCGCATGAGGCGGAGGATCCGGTCGATGACGGCGTCCTTGCGCGCCTGGTCGACTCCCGCGTCCCGGTAGGTCGTGGGCATCTATCGTTTCTCGTGTTTGGACTTGTCCATCTCGTCCACGGGGGCTACGGGGTACCGGCCGGTCCAGCAGGCGGTGCAGTAGTTCTCGGCGGGGCCGCGCACGGCGGAGAGCATTCCCTCGAGGCTGAGGTATCCCAGCGTGTCCACGCCGATATGCCGGCGGATCTCCTCGACGGACTTCTGGGCGGCGATGAGTTCCTTGGGGTCCGGGAAGTCGATCCCGTAGTAGCAGGGAAACCGGGTAGGCGGGCAGGAGA belongs to Planctomycetota bacterium and includes:
- the purM gene encoding phosphoribosylformylglycinamidine cyclo-ligase, with translation MPTTYRDAGVDQARKDAVIDRILRLMRRTYDRGVLELPWGFAGLYALGPSPRVDRSIRRPVLVACTDGVGTKLKLARALDRHDTVGIDLVAMSVNDLIVTGARPLFFLDYIAMGKVQERVLLDLARGVVEGCTRADCALLGGETAEMPGLYAEGDYDLAGFCVGIADRSRLLDGASVRAGDDVVALPSSGIHSNGYSLVRRLVEGRDLSEPFGGSTLGEVLLEPTRIYVRAVRAVLRRFPPRRAVKAMANITGGGMVENIPRVLPRGLGVEIREGTWPVPPVFPFLQKLGDVPREEMYRVFNMGVGMILITAPSATPGVLRTLARAGEKACVVGRVVPGTPEVRILEA